The following proteins are co-located in the Sporosarcina pasteurii genome:
- the dapA gene encoding 4-hydroxy-tetrahydrodipicolinate synthase has protein sequence MELGRISTAMVTPFSQTGDIDFEKTDQLIEHLIANGSDSIVVCGTTGESPTLTRKEVEELLTFAVKKVNGRIPIIAGTGSNSTAGSMEATKLAEQCGVDGIMLVTPYYNKPDQKGLFAHFSAIAKETELPILLYNIPGRSVINMLPETTIALSKIKNIHAIKEASGDLEQMAAIISGTEDDFKVYSGDDALALPLLAIGGDGVVSVASHVVGNEMQKMMTAYLEGRTTAAATMHRTLLPLFTALFTAPNPVPIKHALKVFGVDVGEVRLPLVGLKDKECVNQAIKNLQSSKRIFI, from the coding sequence ATGGAACTCGGACGAATATCAACGGCGATGGTCACTCCTTTTTCACAAACAGGAGACATTGATTTTGAGAAAACTGATCAGTTAATTGAACATCTAATTGCGAATGGCTCAGACTCAATCGTTGTTTGTGGAACGACTGGTGAATCTCCAACTTTAACGCGAAAAGAAGTGGAGGAACTTCTAACGTTTGCTGTGAAAAAAGTGAATGGTAGAATTCCGATTATTGCGGGTACAGGTAGCAATTCGACGGCTGGCTCTATGGAAGCGACTAAGCTCGCTGAACAGTGCGGGGTGGATGGCATTATGCTTGTGACCCCTTACTATAATAAACCGGACCAAAAAGGTCTGTTTGCACATTTCTCGGCCATTGCCAAGGAGACCGAGTTGCCAATCCTCTTATATAATATACCTGGGCGTTCAGTCATTAATATGCTGCCTGAAACGACCATTGCGTTATCAAAAATAAAAAACATTCATGCGATCAAGGAAGCAAGTGGGGATCTTGAGCAAATGGCTGCAATTATTAGTGGTACCGAAGATGACTTTAAAGTCTACAGTGGTGATGACGCATTGGCCTTGCCCTTACTTGCCATCGGTGGAGATGGGGTTGTGTCAGTAGCTTCTCATGTTGTGGGGAATGAAATGCAAAAAATGATGACTGCTTATTTGGAAGGACGTACGACTGCGGCGGCAACAATGCACCGCACCCTCTTGCCATTATTTACAGCGTTATTTACAGCGCCGAATCCAGTGCCAATTAAACATGCACTTAAAGTGTTTGGTGTAGATGTAGGTGAAGTGAGACTGCCGTTAGTAGGATTAAAAGATAAAGAATGCGTGAATCAAGCCATTAAGAACTTACAAAGTTCGAAACGGATTTTTATTTAA
- a CDS encoding aspartate-semialdehyde dehydrogenase — protein MGKVNVAIVGATGAVGTKILEKLLERNFPSSSIKLLASKRSAGNKVEVGEKQFVVEETVPEAFDGVDIAFFSAGGKISEMFAEEAVKRGAVVIDNTSAFRMVEDIPLVVPEVNLEALRQHNGIIANPNCSTIQMVAALEPIRAKYGLKRIVVSTYQAVSGAGSEAIDELQAQADQLESRAEIEGEILPSAAGKKHYPIAFNAIPQIDAFDASGYTLEELKMMNETKKIFSMPELQVSATCVRLPVVTGHSESLYIEVEKENVSVEEIREVLSHAPGVVLQDDVDTQTYPMPLFAEGKDDVFVGRIRKDPDKSTGFHLWVVSDNLLKGAALNSVQIAESLVSIKTSI, from the coding sequence ATGGGTAAAGTGAATGTAGCGATTGTCGGTGCAACAGGAGCTGTTGGGACAAAAATATTAGAAAAATTACTTGAAAGAAATTTTCCTTCAAGTTCAATCAAATTGCTTGCTTCAAAAAGATCGGCGGGAAATAAAGTCGAAGTAGGCGAAAAGCAATTTGTTGTTGAAGAAACTGTTCCAGAAGCATTTGATGGAGTAGATATTGCATTTTTTAGTGCAGGCGGTAAAATTTCTGAAATGTTTGCAGAGGAAGCGGTAAAACGCGGCGCAGTTGTAATTGATAATACAAGCGCTTTTCGTATGGTTGAGGATATTCCGCTTGTTGTTCCAGAAGTGAATTTAGAAGCACTTCGTCAACATAACGGAATAATCGCCAATCCAAACTGTTCTACGATTCAAATGGTCGCAGCATTGGAGCCAATTCGAGCAAAGTACGGTTTGAAACGAATTGTCGTGTCAACGTATCAAGCTGTTTCTGGAGCGGGTTCAGAAGCGATTGATGAGCTACAAGCGCAAGCTGACCAACTTGAGAGTCGTGCAGAAATTGAAGGTGAAATATTACCTTCTGCTGCAGGGAAAAAACATTATCCAATCGCATTTAATGCAATTCCACAAATAGATGCATTCGATGCTTCGGGATATACACTTGAAGAACTGAAAATGATGAACGAGACGAAAAAGATATTTAGTATGCCAGAGTTACAAGTTTCAGCAACGTGCGTCCGTCTCCCTGTCGTAACTGGACATTCAGAATCTCTATATATCGAAGTAGAGAAAGAGAATGTGTCTGTTGAAGAGATACGAGAAGTTCTTAGTCATGCACCAGGTGTTGTTTTGCAAGACGATGTGGATACGCAAACTTATCCGATGCCTTTATTTGCGGAAGGAAAAGACGATGTATTTGTAGGACGAATTCGAAAAGATCCTGATAAGTCTACTGGTTTCCATTTATGGGTAGTGTCGGATAATTTATTAAAAGGGGCAGCACTAAACTCTGTTCAAATTGCAGAAAGCCTTGTTTCGATAAAAACATCGATATGA
- a CDS encoding dipicolinate synthase subunit B codes for MLQGKRIGLGITASHCTYEEVIPMIDSLKDAGGTVVPVITHSVLTAATRFGTGEEWIERIEKATGEKVISTIVGAEPFGPSTPVDCMIIAPITGNSLSKFANAATDSPVLMAAKATLRNGSPVLLGISTNDALGLNGPNLMKLLNMKNVFFIPFGQDDPFKKPNSLISDFTRMVPAAEAAIRKEQLQPLLIIHEEN; via the coding sequence ATGTTACAAGGAAAGCGGATTGGCCTCGGAATAACCGCCTCACATTGTACGTACGAAGAAGTAATTCCCATGATAGATTCTTTAAAAGATGCAGGTGGGACGGTAGTTCCGGTCATTACACACTCAGTTCTTACTGCTGCGACTAGATTTGGAACTGGAGAGGAATGGATCGAAAGGATTGAAAAGGCAACTGGCGAAAAGGTCATCTCGACCATTGTAGGTGCTGAACCTTTTGGACCGAGTACGCCAGTAGACTGCATGATCATTGCCCCAATTACTGGAAACTCACTCAGTAAATTTGCGAATGCTGCGACAGATTCACCAGTGTTAATGGCAGCAAAAGCTACATTACGAAATGGTAGTCCTGTCTTATTAGGAATTTCCACGAATGACGCCCTTGGTTTAAATGGCCCTAATCTTATGAAGCTCCTAAATATGAAAAATGTCTTCTTTATTCCTTTTGGTCAAGATGATCCATTCAAAAAACCAAACTCCCTTATCTCTGATTTTACACGTATGGTACCAGCAGCAGAAGCAGCAATTAGAAAAGAGCAACTTCAGCCATTATTAATAATTCATGAAGAAAATTGA
- a CDS encoding NAD(P)-dependent oxidoreductase: protein MSNKWLFIGTDDRLNVCKNLMSEDGYDCRIVQANHYSEKLTNEIIHFQPNHIVFPILQMTGTIPVELLKNKPTLYTGVTSPEWLKPFEDAGLSIHSYLKEELYIWENAQITAEAFMKEFYRETNQTIGNSTFLVAGFGRVGKMVAELIRGIGGQVIVVARSEAQLAEAKLLGYQIASIAEELPMEGNYLVNTIPAKWLEIGNQHPLFIFDLASAPGCLVETKNVEYYRLLPGLPGKHFPFDAASALKDALNRINRR from the coding sequence ATGAGTAATAAATGGTTGTTTATTGGTACAGATGATCGACTCAATGTGTGTAAAAATCTAATGAGTGAAGATGGGTACGATTGCCGAATTGTTCAAGCGAATCATTATTCCGAGAAATTAACAAACGAAATCATCCACTTTCAACCGAATCATATCGTCTTTCCGATTTTACAAATGACAGGGACGATTCCAGTAGAATTACTAAAGAACAAACCGACATTGTATACAGGAGTAACTTCACCGGAATGGTTGAAGCCCTTTGAAGACGCTGGTTTATCCATCCACTCCTATTTGAAGGAAGAACTATATATATGGGAAAATGCACAGATTACGGCAGAAGCCTTTATGAAAGAATTTTATAGGGAAACGAACCAAACAATAGGAAACAGTACGTTTCTTGTTGCAGGTTTCGGGAGAGTTGGAAAAATGGTAGCTGAACTGATTCGTGGTATCGGTGGGCAAGTTATTGTTGTCGCCCGTTCAGAGGCACAACTTGCGGAAGCAAAACTGCTTGGCTATCAAATCGCTTCGATTGCGGAAGAGTTACCAATGGAAGGGAATTATTTAGTGAATACGATACCAGCTAAATGGTTAGAAATTGGAAATCAACACCCCCTTTTCATCTTTGATCTTGCATCAGCACCGGGCTGCCTAGTTGAAACGAAAAATGTTGAATACTATAGATTACTCCCTGGTCTGCCAGGGAAGCATTTTCCGTTTGATGCAGCGAGTGCTTTAAAAGATGCGCTCAATCGGATAAACCGTAGATGA
- a CDS encoding YlmC/YmxH family sporulation protein — protein sequence MKLLLSELAQKELIQVKDGVRYGLLADTDLIFNGETGEIIGLEIKKRTGLFGLKNDSSEEFIPWEEIVLIGEHRILFGKTGRMDEVFLDE from the coding sequence ATGAAGTTGTTACTATCGGAACTTGCACAAAAAGAATTAATACAAGTGAAAGATGGCGTACGTTACGGACTTCTCGCTGATACGGACTTAATTTTTAATGGAGAAACTGGTGAGATTATTGGATTAGAAATTAAAAAAAGAACAGGGCTGTTTGGGTTGAAAAATGATTCTTCTGAGGAGTTCATACCTTGGGAAGAAATTGTTTTAATTGGGGAACATCGAATTCTTTTCGGTAAAACAGGTCGGATGGATGAGGTTTTTTTAGATGAGTAA
- a CDS encoding pitrilysin family protein, with protein MIQKHVCANGVRIIHEYMPHVRSVALGIWIQAGSKDEFEEEAGLAHFIEHMLFKGTTRRTAKTIAEEFDRIGGELNAFTSKEATCFHTTVLKEHADQALNILEDMLLHSRFDEEEIAKEKLVILEEIAMCEDTPDDEVHDQLWKAMYPNHPIGKPVLGTKQSVLSFTKWAIQNFMDRLYKPEHIVISIAGNYDETLIHSVDRLFGVFKSVDTNQRALMKTSPKFHAGLSVKEKDIEQAHLCLGFPSLSIQDERKYELAIVDCIIGGGMSSKLFQEVREEQGLAYSIYSYYSSYEETGSFIIYGGTSPENLGALRNTIQSVIQNLLSKGIRDEELENAKQYVITGFLLGLESTESRMSRNGHQELLLQSHRNVEEVVAKINGIKKLNVEKMIAYLFREEPAISIIKPPAH; from the coding sequence ATGATTCAAAAACACGTATGCGCAAATGGGGTGCGAATTATTCATGAATATATGCCGCATGTTCGTTCGGTCGCGCTAGGAATTTGGATTCAAGCGGGTTCCAAAGACGAGTTCGAAGAAGAGGCGGGGCTCGCTCATTTTATAGAACATATGCTGTTTAAAGGAACGACACGTAGAACTGCCAAAACGATTGCTGAAGAGTTTGACCGGATTGGTGGCGAGTTAAATGCGTTTACTTCTAAAGAAGCGACTTGCTTTCACACGACGGTTTTAAAAGAACATGCGGACCAGGCGCTGAATATTTTAGAAGACATGCTTTTACATTCGAGGTTTGATGAAGAAGAGATCGCGAAAGAGAAATTAGTGATCCTAGAAGAAATTGCGATGTGTGAAGATACTCCGGATGATGAAGTGCACGACCAATTATGGAAAGCGATGTATCCCAATCACCCAATCGGTAAGCCAGTTTTAGGAACAAAGCAGTCCGTTCTAAGTTTTACCAAGTGGGCGATTCAAAACTTTATGGATCGACTGTATAAGCCAGAGCATATCGTGATTTCAATCGCAGGAAATTATGATGAAACACTCATCCATTCTGTTGACAGGTTATTTGGCGTCTTTAAAAGTGTAGATACAAATCAAAGAGCGCTTATGAAGACATCGCCAAAATTTCATGCAGGTCTGTCAGTTAAAGAAAAAGATATCGAGCAAGCTCATCTTTGTTTAGGTTTTCCATCGTTATCCATTCAAGATGAACGGAAATATGAATTAGCGATTGTAGATTGCATTATTGGTGGTGGGATGTCCTCTAAGTTATTTCAAGAAGTTCGCGAGGAGCAAGGGCTTGCTTACTCTATTTATTCTTATTATTCGTCTTACGAAGAAACGGGCTCATTTATTATATATGGGGGAACTTCACCGGAGAATTTGGGGGCATTACGTAACACGATTCAATCAGTTATTCAAAATTTATTATCAAAAGGCATTCGTGATGAAGAACTGGAAAATGCAAAACAGTATGTAATAACTGGGTTTTTGTTAGGACTAGAAAGTACTGAATCTCGGATGTCGCGTAATGGCCACCAAGAACTTTTGTTACAATCTCATAGAAATGTTGAAGAGGTTGTGGCTAAAATAAATGGGATCAAAAAGTTAAATGTAGAAAAAATGATTGCCTATCTATTTCGTGAGGAGCCTGCTATCTCCATCATTAAACCACCAGCACATTAG
- the pnp gene encoding polyribonucleotide nucleotidyltransferase: MTEQKKVYTLEWAGRQLVVETGQYAKQANGAVLIRYGDSTVLSTATASKESRGLDFFPLTVNYEERLYAAGKIPGGFIKREGRPSEKAVLTSRLIDRPIRPLFAEGFRNDVQVISLVLSVDNDSSPEMAAMIGSSLALCVSDIPFEGPIAGVQIGRIDGEFIVNPTLEQQEQSDLDLIVAGTKDAINMVEAGASEVTEDVILEAIMFGHNEIIRLVEFQEMIAAEVGKDKMEIPLFEIDEALKSEIESAYGTRLTDAIQTKEKHEREDAIEAVKAEVVEKYEAADAEEETMKQVKAVLSELVKEEVRRLISDEKVRPDGRAPEEIRPLESHVGMLPRTHGSALFTRGQTQTLSVCTLGALGEVQIIDGLGLEESKRFMHHYNFPNFSVGETGPIRGPGRREIGHGALGERALEAVLPDEAEFPYTMRLVAEVLESNGSSSQASICSSTMAMMDAGVPLKAPVAGIAMGLVKRDENYSILSDIQGMEDALGDMDFKVAGTEKGITALQMDIKIEGLSREILEESLTQAKIGRLHILEHMNSVINSPREELSEFAPKIVKIQINPDKIRDVIGPGGKVINKIIEETDVKIDTEQDGTIYISSSNSEMNQKAKEMIENIVREAKVGEYYLGKVKRIEKFGAFLEIFPGKDGLLHISHIAEERTKAVEDVLKMGDELLVKVIEIDNQGRVNLSRKEVLIEEKKAAEKEGK; encoded by the coding sequence ATGACAGAACAAAAGAAAGTTTACACGCTCGAATGGGCTGGTAGACAATTGGTCGTTGAAACTGGCCAATATGCAAAACAAGCAAATGGCGCTGTCCTAATCCGTTACGGAGATTCCACAGTACTCTCAACGGCGACAGCTTCAAAGGAGTCTAGAGGCCTTGATTTCTTCCCGTTAACGGTGAATTATGAAGAGCGTCTATATGCTGCTGGGAAAATTCCAGGTGGTTTTATTAAACGAGAAGGCCGTCCATCAGAAAAGGCAGTATTAACGAGTAGACTGATTGACCGACCAATTCGTCCTTTATTTGCAGAAGGTTTTCGTAATGATGTACAAGTTATCTCGTTAGTCCTGTCTGTAGATAATGACAGTTCACCTGAGATGGCTGCGATGATTGGTTCATCTTTAGCATTATGTGTGTCAGATATTCCTTTTGAAGGCCCTATCGCAGGTGTTCAAATTGGCCGTATTGATGGAGAGTTTATTGTAAATCCTACGTTAGAACAGCAAGAGCAAAGCGATCTCGATCTCATTGTTGCTGGAACGAAAGATGCAATTAACATGGTTGAAGCTGGCGCATCTGAAGTGACGGAAGATGTAATTCTAGAGGCAATTATGTTTGGGCATAATGAAATTATTCGTTTAGTTGAGTTCCAAGAGATGATTGCTGCTGAAGTTGGCAAAGATAAAATGGAAATTCCGCTCTTTGAAATAGATGAAGCGTTGAAAAGCGAAATTGAATCCGCATATGGAACTCGTTTAACAGACGCGATCCAAACAAAAGAAAAGCATGAGCGTGAAGATGCGATTGAAGCGGTAAAAGCTGAAGTTGTCGAGAAGTATGAGGCAGCAGACGCAGAAGAAGAAACAATGAAGCAAGTGAAAGCAGTGTTATCTGAACTCGTGAAAGAAGAGGTTCGTCGACTGATTTCTGATGAAAAAGTACGCCCAGATGGCCGTGCACCTGAAGAAATTCGTCCACTTGAATCTCATGTTGGCATGTTGCCAAGAACGCATGGTTCAGCTCTGTTTACACGCGGTCAAACGCAAACATTAAGTGTATGTACATTAGGAGCACTTGGGGAAGTTCAAATCATTGATGGTTTAGGTCTTGAAGAGTCTAAACGTTTTATGCATCATTATAATTTCCCGAACTTTAGCGTAGGGGAAACAGGCCCAATTCGTGGACCAGGTCGTCGAGAAATTGGACACGGTGCATTGGGAGAACGAGCGCTTGAAGCTGTATTACCAGATGAAGCTGAATTTCCATATACAATGCGCCTCGTAGCAGAAGTTCTTGAGTCTAATGGTTCTTCTTCTCAAGCATCTATTTGTTCATCTACAATGGCAATGATGGATGCAGGGGTTCCGTTGAAAGCACCAGTTGCAGGTATTGCGATGGGACTTGTTAAGAGAGACGAAAATTATTCAATTCTTTCAGATATTCAAGGGATGGAAGATGCACTCGGTGATATGGACTTTAAAGTAGCAGGAACAGAAAAAGGAATTACTGCACTTCAAATGGATATTAAAATCGAAGGCCTTTCACGCGAAATTCTTGAAGAGTCTTTAACACAAGCAAAAATTGGACGTTTGCATATTCTTGAACATATGAATTCGGTTATTAACAGTCCACGTGAAGAACTATCAGAATTCGCGCCGAAAATTGTGAAAATCCAAATCAATCCTGATAAAATCCGCGATGTTATCGGACCTGGCGGTAAAGTAATTAATAAGATTATTGAAGAAACAGATGTGAAAATCGACACAGAACAAGACGGTACGATTTACATTTCTTCTTCAAATAGCGAAATGAATCAAAAAGCAAAAGAAATGATAGAAAATATCGTTCGCGAAGCAAAAGTAGGCGAATATTATTTAGGTAAAGTAAAACGTATCGAAAAGTTTGGCGCTTTTCTAGAAATATTCCCTGGAAAAGATGGACTTCTTCATATTTCTCATATTGCGGAAGAGCGAACAAAAGCAGTTGAAGATGTCTTGAAAATGGGTGACGAACTTCTCGTAAAGGTGATCGAAATCGATAATCAAGGACGCGTCAACCTATCCAGAAAAGAAGTATTGATTGAAGAGAAAAAAGCAGCAGAAAAAGAAGGTAAATAA
- the rpsO gene encoding 30S ribosomal protein S15 → MAITQERKNELIQEFKTHENDTGSADIQIAILTEEINNLNRHLSTHKKDHHSRRGLMKMVGTRRKLLKYLRNNEVERYRNLIAKLGLRR, encoded by the coding sequence ATGGCTATTACACAAGAGCGTAAAAATGAGTTGATTCAAGAATTCAAAACTCATGAAAACGATACTGGATCTGCAGATATTCAGATCGCTATCCTTACTGAAGAGATTAACAACTTGAACCGCCATTTATCTACTCATAAGAAAGACCACCATTCACGTCGTGGACTTATGAAAATGGTTGGAACACGCCGTAAACTTCTAAAGTACTTACGTAACAATGAAGTTGAGCGTTACCGTAATCTTATCGCTAAACTCGGTCTACGCCGATAA
- a CDS encoding bifunctional riboflavin kinase/FAD synthetase: MEIYELNYPNRVSIDQEGQYSLAIGFFDGLHKGHQTVIQKAIDKAKELEIQSAVMTFNPHPSHVLGDGKNKVGYITPFEEKVTVLQSLGVDVVFVVKFDKALASLSPEQFVDVFIKKLGVKHVTAGFDYSFGAKGAGTMNDMERLSNDMYGTTIVGKVIDQEDKVSSTRIRILLSEGKVEEAAILLGRNFRTIGTVVDGDKNGRKLGFPTANILPPEDSILPLNGVYAVQIIIDGKKYDGVCNVGVKPTFEKGQQQATVEVHILDFDEDIYGKTVAVEWIYFIRPEKKFDSFNALIEQISKDKERAKELLLER; encoded by the coding sequence GTGGAAATTTATGAACTGAATTACCCTAATCGCGTTTCAATAGATCAAGAAGGTCAATATTCACTTGCCATCGGTTTTTTCGATGGATTACATAAGGGACATCAAACTGTTATTCAAAAAGCAATCGATAAAGCAAAAGAACTTGAGATTCAATCAGCAGTGATGACATTTAATCCACACCCATCCCATGTGCTCGGTGATGGTAAGAATAAGGTAGGGTATATTACGCCATTTGAAGAGAAGGTAACAGTGCTTCAATCCCTCGGCGTAGACGTAGTATTTGTGGTGAAATTTGATAAAGCTTTAGCTTCTCTTTCTCCAGAGCAGTTCGTTGATGTGTTTATTAAGAAGTTAGGTGTCAAACATGTAACGGCCGGTTTTGATTATTCCTTTGGTGCAAAAGGTGCTGGAACGATGAATGATATGGAGCGTTTATCTAATGATATGTATGGGACGACGATTGTTGGTAAGGTGATCGATCAAGAAGACAAGGTTTCGTCCACACGTATTAGAATTTTATTGTCAGAAGGAAAAGTAGAAGAAGCCGCCATTTTACTTGGAAGAAACTTTCGAACAATTGGTACGGTAGTAGACGGAGATAAGAATGGTCGGAAACTGGGGTTTCCAACGGCTAATATTTTACCGCCTGAAGACTCAATTCTTCCCCTAAATGGTGTCTATGCTGTTCAAATCATAATTGATGGAAAAAAGTATGACGGTGTTTGTAATGTTGGCGTAAAGCCGACATTCGAAAAAGGACAGCAACAAGCAACCGTGGAAGTGCATATATTGGATTTTGATGAAGATATATACGGGAAAACTGTTGCGGTTGAGTGGATTTATTTCATACGCCCAGAGAAGAAATTCGACTCATTTAATGCCCTCATTGAACAGATAAGTAAAGATAAAGAGCGTGCTAAGGAATTGTTATTGGAACGTTAA
- the truB gene encoding tRNA pseudouridine(55) synthase TruB, which produces MKGILPLWKEKGMTSHDCVFKLRKILGTKKVGHTGTLDPNVEGVLPICIGQATRIAEYITDSGKEYVAVISIGTSTETEDADGAIVEQDTSIKEINRQEIEEALHKLTGEITQIPPMYSAVKVKGKRLYEYARKGIVVERPERKVLIEQLELLSKETEFEGPEITFTIRIKCGKGTYIRTLAVQIGELLGYPAHMASLIRTASGNFRREDCFTLDEVAHAKEESRIDEQIRPIEEALSEFHFIEVDNEMYGKIVNGQVLPIHSKLQTESKIVFTKNHKALAVYIQHPTKEYLMKPEKMFPL; this is translated from the coding sequence ATGAAAGGAATACTGCCACTGTGGAAAGAAAAAGGGATGACATCGCATGATTGCGTTTTTAAATTGCGAAAAATACTCGGCACCAAAAAAGTCGGTCACACAGGAACGCTTGATCCAAACGTGGAAGGTGTTCTGCCAATTTGCATCGGCCAAGCAACAAGAATTGCTGAATATATTACGGATAGCGGAAAAGAATATGTCGCAGTGATCTCAATTGGTACATCGACAGAAACTGAAGATGCTGATGGGGCAATAGTAGAACAAGACACGTCTATAAAAGAAATTAATCGTCAAGAAATTGAAGAGGCCTTACACAAACTAACGGGTGAAATCACGCAAATTCCTCCGATGTACTCTGCGGTAAAAGTGAAAGGTAAAAGATTGTATGAGTATGCGCGCAAGGGAATTGTAGTTGAGAGACCAGAAAGAAAAGTACTCATTGAACAATTAGAATTGCTGAGTAAAGAAACAGAGTTCGAAGGCCCTGAAATCACATTTACTATTCGAATTAAGTGTGGAAAAGGAACGTACATCCGTACGCTTGCTGTTCAAATCGGAGAGTTATTAGGATATCCTGCACATATGGCTTCACTTATCCGAACAGCTTCGGGTAATTTCAGACGTGAAGATTGCTTTACGCTTGATGAAGTTGCGCATGCCAAAGAAGAAAGTCGCATAGATGAACAGATTCGTCCAATTGAAGAAGCTTTAAGTGAATTTCATTTTATTGAAGTTGACAATGAAATGTATGGTAAAATAGTGAATGGGCAAGTGTTGCCGATACATTCGAAATTACAAACAGAGTCTAAAATTGTTTTCACAAAAAATCACAAAGCATTGGCTGTTTATATCCAACATCCGACAAAAGAATACTTAATGAAACCTGAAAAAATGTTTCCGTTATAA
- the rbfA gene encoding 30S ribosome-binding factor RbfA: MSKRVNRIAEQMKKELGEIIIQKVKDPRIGFVTVTDVEVTGDLQNAIIFISVLGSDKEKEETLKGLNKAKGFIRTEVGSRIRFRKVPEIDFEFDESIEYGNRIETLLTRVNNENE; encoded by the coding sequence ATGTCAAAACGTGTGAATCGTATTGCAGAGCAAATGAAAAAAGAACTTGGTGAAATCATTATTCAAAAAGTGAAGGACCCGAGAATCGGTTTTGTAACAGTAACAGACGTCGAAGTAACAGGAGACCTTCAAAATGCAATTATCTTCATTTCTGTTCTAGGAAGCGATAAAGAAAAAGAAGAAACGCTAAAAGGTTTAAACAAGGCGAAAGGCTTTATTCGTACTGAAGTTGGGAGTCGAATTAGATTCCGTAAAGTACCTGAAATCGACTTTGAATTCGATGAATCCATCGAGTACGGTAACAGAATCGAAACATTACTCACGCGAGTAAATAACGAAAATGAATAA
- a CDS encoding DUF503 domain-containing protein, with translation MIVYAECSFFIPMAASLKDKRSVIKRMIDRTKNSYNVSIAEIGHQNLWQRTTVAIVAVASSKEPAEREVKRAIRLLESNPEWEMTEYHIDYY, from the coding sequence ATGATTGTATATGCGGAGTGTTCGTTTTTCATTCCAATGGCTGCCTCTTTAAAAGATAAACGTTCAGTAATTAAGCGGATGATTGATCGGACAAAAAACTCTTACAATGTATCCATAGCTGAAATTGGACATCAAAATCTTTGGCAACGTACAACAGTTGCAATTGTTGCCGTGGCTTCTTCCAAAGAACCAGCTGAAAGAGAAGTAAAACGTGCGATTCGTTTATTAGAATCAAATCCTGAATGGGAAATGACCGAGTATCACATTGATTATTACTGA